A genomic window from Aricia agestis chromosome 8, ilAriAges1.1, whole genome shotgun sequence includes:
- the LOC121729643 gene encoding MFS-type transporter SLC18B1-like isoform X2 — MRFDFTRRQWLTLIVISIADFCNAICVALQAPFFPHEAELKGCSSIEYGLVFGIFELAVFVVSPFYGAHLNRLGPKLVFNAGILTTATCAILFGFLDKVDGHIPFVTLAFTIRIIEALGNAAFLTASFAIIAKEFPNNVATMFASLETFFGLGLIVGPMLGGVLYSWGGYSLPFAVLGSALFATAIMCYVTLPKTSDDEDIKPTGQRDFEKNFKRSPKATMFSLLKIPGVLMAAISIILTSISIGFLQATLEPHLRQFGFSPVVLGVIFIINGGVYALTAPGWGWLCDHPTVKPKYITCIGHLFVVAAFLLIGPAPFFDMPTILWVTIVGLVLHGFGMGSLLVSTFTDSLGTAISSGLPNSIETYGLVSGMWTSTFALGAFIGPTVSGLLFHLINFRNSTVFIVVLHFIMAVLLCFLCTCDRYKMEVSVSAGDLLRLDGTLDESVLIGEKFMIPTTTRQKSRHYGISVEKSRPPGMNSLIACSSYKNRRSPWSQRTPRYRPSYGSLDARFRAT; from the exons GCCGAGCTGAAAGGATGCTCCTCCATCGAGTATGGTCTCGTGTTCGGTATATTCGAGCTGGCCGTGTTCGTAGTGAGCCCCTTCTACGGCGCGCACCTCAACAGACTCGGTCCCAAGCTGGTGTTCAACGCCGGTATACTCACCACTGCGACATGCGCTATCTTGTTCGG gTTTTTAGACAAAGTGGACGGTCACATTCCGTTTGTGACGCTCGCCTTCACGATCCGGATTATCGAGGCGCTCGGTAATGCGGCCTTCCTCACTGCCTCCTTCGCCATCATCGCCAAGGAGTTCCCCAATAATGTGGCCACCATGTTT GCGTCACTGGAGACATTCTTCGGCCTGGGCCTCATCGTCGGGCCTATGCTGGGTGGGGTGCTATACAGCTGGGGAGGGTACTCCCTGCCCTTCGCCGTGCTGGGCTCCGCGCTGTTCGCCACCGCCATCATGTGTTACGTCACATTGCCGAAGACGAGTGATGACGAAGATATAAAGCCGACAGGAC AAAGAGATTTTGAGAAAAATTTCAAAAGGAGTCCtaaag CAACCATGTTCTCTCTTCTGAAAATCCCTGGCGTATTAATGGCagctataagtataatattaaccaGTATTAGTATCGGATTCCTACAAGCGACGCTGGAACCACATTTGAGACAG TTCGGGTTCTCCCCCGTGGTGCTCGGCGTGATATTCATCATCAACGGCGGTGTGTACGCGCTGACGGCTCCTGGCTGGGGCTGGTTATGCGACCATCCCACTGTCAAGCCCAAGTATATCACGTGTATCGGACACCTCTTCGTGGTCGCTGCGTTCCTACTGATCGGACCTGCGCCGTTCTTTGATATGCCCAC GATTCTCTGGGTGACTATAGTGGGTCTGGTTCTACACGGGTTTGGGATGGGAAGCCTTCTGGTATCCACCTTTACAGACTCTTTAGGAACTGctat CTCGAGTGGGCTGCCCAACTCCATAGAGACGTACGGCCTGGTGTCGGGCATGTGGACGTCAACGTTCGCGCTGGGCGCCTTCATCGGCCCCACCGTCTCCGGCCTGCTCTTCCACCTCATCAACTTCCGCAACTCCACCGTGTTCATCGTCGTGCTGCATTTCATTATG GCGGTGCTGCTGTGCTTCTTGTGCACGTGCGACCGCTACAAGATGGAGGTGTCCGTTTCCGCCGGCGACCTGCTCCGGCTGGACGGCACGCTGGACGAGAGCGTGCTGATCGGCGAGAAGTTCATGATACCGACTACCACGAGGCAGAAGAG TCGTCACTACGGCATCAGCGTGGAGAAATCCCGTCCCCCGGGCATGAACAGTCTGATCGCCTGCTCCAGCTACAAGAACCGCAGGAGCCCCTGGAGTCAGCGAACACCCCGGTACAGACCCTCCTACGGCAGCCTGGACGCTAGGTTTAGGGCAACGTAG
- the LOC121729643 gene encoding MFS-type transporter SLC18B1-like isoform X1, with the protein MRFDFTRRQWLTLIVISIADFCNAICVALQAPFFPHEAELKGCSSIEYGLVFGIFELAVFVVSPFYGAHLNRLGPKLVFNAGILTTATCAILFGFLDKVDGHIPFVTLAFTIRIIEALGNAAFLTASFAIIAKEFPNNVATMFASLETFFGLGLIVGPMLGGVLYSWGGYSLPFAVLGSALFATAIMCYVTLPKTSDDEDIKPTGQRDFEKNFKRSPKATMFSLLKIPGVLMAAISIILTSISIGFLQATLEPHLRQFGFSPVVLGVIFIINGGVYALTAPGWGWLCDHPTVKPKYITCIGHLFVVAAFLLIGPAPFFDMPTILWVTIVGLVLHGFGMGSLLVSTFTDSLGTAISSGLPNSIETYGLVSGMWTSTFALGAFIGPTVSGLLFHLINFRNSTVFIVVLHFIMMAVLLCFLCTCDRYKMEVSVSAGDLLRLDGTLDESVLIGEKFMIPTTTRQKSRHYGISVEKSRPPGMNSLIACSSYKNRRSPWSQRTPRYRPSYGSLDARFRAT; encoded by the exons GCCGAGCTGAAAGGATGCTCCTCCATCGAGTATGGTCTCGTGTTCGGTATATTCGAGCTGGCCGTGTTCGTAGTGAGCCCCTTCTACGGCGCGCACCTCAACAGACTCGGTCCCAAGCTGGTGTTCAACGCCGGTATACTCACCACTGCGACATGCGCTATCTTGTTCGG gTTTTTAGACAAAGTGGACGGTCACATTCCGTTTGTGACGCTCGCCTTCACGATCCGGATTATCGAGGCGCTCGGTAATGCGGCCTTCCTCACTGCCTCCTTCGCCATCATCGCCAAGGAGTTCCCCAATAATGTGGCCACCATGTTT GCGTCACTGGAGACATTCTTCGGCCTGGGCCTCATCGTCGGGCCTATGCTGGGTGGGGTGCTATACAGCTGGGGAGGGTACTCCCTGCCCTTCGCCGTGCTGGGCTCCGCGCTGTTCGCCACCGCCATCATGTGTTACGTCACATTGCCGAAGACGAGTGATGACGAAGATATAAAGCCGACAGGAC AAAGAGATTTTGAGAAAAATTTCAAAAGGAGTCCtaaag CAACCATGTTCTCTCTTCTGAAAATCCCTGGCGTATTAATGGCagctataagtataatattaaccaGTATTAGTATCGGATTCCTACAAGCGACGCTGGAACCACATTTGAGACAG TTCGGGTTCTCCCCCGTGGTGCTCGGCGTGATATTCATCATCAACGGCGGTGTGTACGCGCTGACGGCTCCTGGCTGGGGCTGGTTATGCGACCATCCCACTGTCAAGCCCAAGTATATCACGTGTATCGGACACCTCTTCGTGGTCGCTGCGTTCCTACTGATCGGACCTGCGCCGTTCTTTGATATGCCCAC GATTCTCTGGGTGACTATAGTGGGTCTGGTTCTACACGGGTTTGGGATGGGAAGCCTTCTGGTATCCACCTTTACAGACTCTTTAGGAACTGctat CTCGAGTGGGCTGCCCAACTCCATAGAGACGTACGGCCTGGTGTCGGGCATGTGGACGTCAACGTTCGCGCTGGGCGCCTTCATCGGCCCCACCGTCTCCGGCCTGCTCTTCCACCTCATCAACTTCCGCAACTCCACCGTGTTCATCGTCGTGCTGCATTTCATTATG ATGGCGGTGCTGCTGTGCTTCTTGTGCACGTGCGACCGCTACAAGATGGAGGTGTCCGTTTCCGCCGGCGACCTGCTCCGGCTGGACGGCACGCTGGACGAGAGCGTGCTGATCGGCGAGAAGTTCATGATACCGACTACCACGAGGCAGAAGAG TCGTCACTACGGCATCAGCGTGGAGAAATCCCGTCCCCCGGGCATGAACAGTCTGATCGCCTGCTCCAGCTACAAGAACCGCAGGAGCCCCTGGAGTCAGCGAACACCCCGGTACAGACCCTCCTACGGCAGCCTGGACGCTAGGTTTAGGGCAACGTAG
- the LOC121729643 gene encoding MFS-type transporter SLC18B1-like isoform X3 has translation MRFDFTRRQWLTLIVISIADFCNAICVALQAPFFPHEAELKGCSSIEYGLVFGIFELAVFVVSPFYGAHLNRLGPKLVFNAGILTTATCAILFGFLDKVDGHIPFVTLAFTIRIIEALGNAAFLTASFAIIAKEFPNNVATMFASLETFFGLGLIVGPMLGGVLYSWGGYSLPFAVLGSALFATAIMCYVTLPKTSDDEDIKPTGPTMFSLLKIPGVLMAAISIILTSISIGFLQATLEPHLRQFGFSPVVLGVIFIINGGVYALTAPGWGWLCDHPTVKPKYITCIGHLFVVAAFLLIGPAPFFDMPTILWVTIVGLVLHGFGMGSLLVSTFTDSLGTAISSGLPNSIETYGLVSGMWTSTFALGAFIGPTVSGLLFHLINFRNSTVFIVVLHFIMMAVLLCFLCTCDRYKMEVSVSAGDLLRLDGTLDESVLIGEKFMIPTTTRQKSRHYGISVEKSRPPGMNSLIACSSYKNRRSPWSQRTPRYRPSYGSLDARFRAT, from the exons GCCGAGCTGAAAGGATGCTCCTCCATCGAGTATGGTCTCGTGTTCGGTATATTCGAGCTGGCCGTGTTCGTAGTGAGCCCCTTCTACGGCGCGCACCTCAACAGACTCGGTCCCAAGCTGGTGTTCAACGCCGGTATACTCACCACTGCGACATGCGCTATCTTGTTCGG gTTTTTAGACAAAGTGGACGGTCACATTCCGTTTGTGACGCTCGCCTTCACGATCCGGATTATCGAGGCGCTCGGTAATGCGGCCTTCCTCACTGCCTCCTTCGCCATCATCGCCAAGGAGTTCCCCAATAATGTGGCCACCATGTTT GCGTCACTGGAGACATTCTTCGGCCTGGGCCTCATCGTCGGGCCTATGCTGGGTGGGGTGCTATACAGCTGGGGAGGGTACTCCCTGCCCTTCGCCGTGCTGGGCTCCGCGCTGTTCGCCACCGCCATCATGTGTTACGTCACATTGCCGAAGACGAGTGATGACGAAGATATAAAGCCGACAGGAC CAACCATGTTCTCTCTTCTGAAAATCCCTGGCGTATTAATGGCagctataagtataatattaaccaGTATTAGTATCGGATTCCTACAAGCGACGCTGGAACCACATTTGAGACAG TTCGGGTTCTCCCCCGTGGTGCTCGGCGTGATATTCATCATCAACGGCGGTGTGTACGCGCTGACGGCTCCTGGCTGGGGCTGGTTATGCGACCATCCCACTGTCAAGCCCAAGTATATCACGTGTATCGGACACCTCTTCGTGGTCGCTGCGTTCCTACTGATCGGACCTGCGCCGTTCTTTGATATGCCCAC GATTCTCTGGGTGACTATAGTGGGTCTGGTTCTACACGGGTTTGGGATGGGAAGCCTTCTGGTATCCACCTTTACAGACTCTTTAGGAACTGctat CTCGAGTGGGCTGCCCAACTCCATAGAGACGTACGGCCTGGTGTCGGGCATGTGGACGTCAACGTTCGCGCTGGGCGCCTTCATCGGCCCCACCGTCTCCGGCCTGCTCTTCCACCTCATCAACTTCCGCAACTCCACCGTGTTCATCGTCGTGCTGCATTTCATTATG ATGGCGGTGCTGCTGTGCTTCTTGTGCACGTGCGACCGCTACAAGATGGAGGTGTCCGTTTCCGCCGGCGACCTGCTCCGGCTGGACGGCACGCTGGACGAGAGCGTGCTGATCGGCGAGAAGTTCATGATACCGACTACCACGAGGCAGAAGAG TCGTCACTACGGCATCAGCGTGGAGAAATCCCGTCCCCCGGGCATGAACAGTCTGATCGCCTGCTCCAGCTACAAGAACCGCAGGAGCCCCTGGAGTCAGCGAACACCCCGGTACAGACCCTCCTACGGCAGCCTGGACGCTAGGTTTAGGGCAACGTAG